From Rhineura floridana isolate rRhiFlo1 chromosome 5, rRhiFlo1.hap2, whole genome shotgun sequence, a single genomic window includes:
- the MPC2 gene encoding mitochondrial pyruvate carrier 2, producing MVNRYQSKSQSREGQLLSHASCSTSEQIKRKQRGLALPPAFLRAELSWFWGFVCFFLLRGRRTVGRVGDFVVSVAVTARRMAAVAGFRASYHRFLDRIEMMLPPRLRPLYNHPAGPKTVFFWAPIMKWGLVCAGMADMTRPAEKLSTSQSAVLMATGLIWSRYSLVIIPKNWGLFTVNFFVGCAGGSQLYRIWRYNQTLKAKELEK from the exons ATGGTAAACCGGTATCAGAGTAAGAGCCAATCGCGCGAAGGGCAGCTGTTAAGCCACGCCTCTTGCTCCACCAGTGAACAAATCAAAAGGAAGCAAAGAGGGCTCGCCCTACCACCTGCTTTTTTGCGTGCGGAGTTATCGTGGTTttgggggtttgtttgtttttttctcctGAGAGGCAGAAGGACGGTAGGTCGAGTGGGGGACTTCGTCGTATCAGTCGCTGTCACCGCACGCAGAATGGCGGCCGTCGCGGGTTTCCGTGCCTCCTACCACCGTTTTTTAGACCGAATCGAGATGATGTTGCCGCCTCGGCTGCGTCCTTTGTACAACCACCCGGCAG GTCCCAAAACAGTGTTTTTCTGGGCACCTATTATGAAATGG GGCTTGGTATGTGCTGGAATGGCTGATATGACGAGGCCAGCAGAAAAACTCAGTACATCACAATCTGCTGTGCTAATGGCTACAG GTCTTATCTGGTCAAGATACTCTCTTGTTATTATTCCTAAAAACTGGGGTCTCTTTACGGTTAATTTCTTCGTTGGCTGTGCTGGTGGCTCACAGTTGTACCGTATATGGAG GTACAATCAAACGCTCAAAGCCAAGGAATTGGAGAAGTAG